A part of Streptomyces sp. NBC_01497 genomic DNA contains:
- a CDS encoding TetR/AcrR family transcriptional regulator has protein sequence MTAALTAKGRATRTRIVESAALVLREAGVTATLDDIRERSGTSKSQLFHYFPEGKDQLLLAVAQYEADRVLDDQQPYLGCLDSWDAWYRWRDAVVARYEAQGDTCPLGSLFQQVGRSTPGARAIVVGLLSSWQEHLATGIRALRDGGLLPESYDVEAAAAALLAGVQGGVAIMLATGRSEHLKAALDWNISRMREAAAVPVR, from the coding sequence ATGACAGCCGCCCTGACCGCGAAGGGCCGGGCCACCCGCACCCGGATCGTGGAGTCCGCGGCCCTCGTCCTGCGCGAAGCGGGGGTCACCGCGACCCTGGACGACATCAGGGAGCGGTCCGGCACCAGCAAGAGCCAGTTGTTCCACTACTTCCCCGAGGGAAAGGACCAGCTCCTGCTGGCCGTCGCACAGTACGAGGCGGACCGCGTCCTCGACGACCAGCAGCCGTACCTGGGCTGCCTGGACTCCTGGGATGCCTGGTACCGCTGGCGGGACGCCGTCGTGGCGCGGTACGAGGCGCAGGGCGACACCTGCCCGCTCGGCTCCTTGTTCCAGCAGGTCGGGCGGTCGACGCCGGGCGCCCGTGCCATCGTCGTGGGGCTCCTCAGCTCCTGGCAGGAGCACCTCGCGACCGGCATCAGGGCCCTGCGGGACGGCGGCCTGCTGCCCGAGTCCTACGACGTCGAGGCCGCGGCGGCGGCCCTCCTCGCCGGTGTCCAGGGCGGTGTGGCGATCATGCTGGCGACGGGTCGGTCGGAGCACCTCAAGGCCGCCCTGGACTGGAACATCTCCCGGATGCGCGAGGCGGCGGCCGTCCCCGTGCGGTGA
- a CDS encoding helix-turn-helix transcriptional regulator — protein MRQQDLDDLVRLRRTRDRMDRDYAQPLDVPALARDALMSAGHFSRSFRAAFGETPYSYLMTRRIERAKALLRRGDLSVTEVCFAVGCSSLGSFSSRFTELVGESPSVYRARNHDASAAIPACMAKIHTRPVRNREAGPAPRP, from the coding sequence ATGAGACAGCAGGACCTCGACGACCTCGTCCGGCTGCGGCGCACCCGCGACCGGATGGACCGGGACTACGCGCAGCCGCTCGACGTGCCGGCGCTCGCGCGTGACGCCCTGATGTCGGCGGGCCATTTCTCCCGCAGCTTTCGCGCCGCCTTCGGCGAGACCCCGTACAGCTACCTGATGACCCGCCGCATCGAGCGGGCCAAGGCCCTGCTGCGCCGGGGCGACCTGAGTGTGACGGAGGTCTGCTTCGCCGTCGGCTGTTCGTCGCTGGGCTCGTTCAGTTCGCGCTTCACCGAACTGGTCGGCGAGAGCCCGAGCGTCTACCGGGCCCGGAACCACGACGCGAGCGCCGCCATCCCGGCCTGCATGGCGAAGATCCACACGCGACCGGTCAGGAACAGAGAAGCGGGCCCCGCGCCCCGGCCGTAG
- a CDS encoding FAD-binding oxidoreductase has product MTTADPRTALAAALPDSELVTDPDVLASLSADDAEWAPAGRPLAALRATSTAEVAAAVAACADLGVAVVPRGAGTGLSGGANATDGCLVLDMSRMNRVLEIDEENLIAVVQPGVVNNDLKAAVAERGLWYPPDPASAPWSTIGGNVATNAGGLCCLKYGVTRDYVLGLQAVVGGPAGAYGTVVRLGRRTTKGVSGYDLAGLFVGSEGTLGVVTEITLRLRPALRDAPHTVVGAFDDLVTAGEAVALCTRRGLRPAALELLDRACLEAVEEWKHLGIGPEANALLLARLDAPGQAGLDEAEAVAAAFTDSGARWAERSTDATEAEALFEARRLAYPALERLGPVLTEDVCVPLSAVPEMLARTEEIGARHGVRIATIAHAGDGNLHPLLITAPGDDTARRAAQAAFEELLVAAVALGGTVTGEHGVGLLKRGGMRGELGPEVCAMQDALKLTLDPLGLFNPGKVTGDPR; this is encoded by the coding sequence ATCACGACCGCAGATCCCCGTACAGCCCTCGCCGCGGCGCTCCCGGACAGCGAACTCGTCACCGATCCCGATGTGCTGGCTTCCCTGAGCGCGGACGACGCCGAATGGGCACCCGCGGGGCGCCCGCTGGCCGCGCTGCGCGCCACCTCCACGGCGGAGGTGGCGGCGGCCGTCGCCGCCTGCGCGGACTTGGGCGTCGCGGTGGTCCCCCGCGGCGCGGGGACGGGACTGTCCGGCGGGGCCAACGCCACGGACGGCTGCCTCGTCCTCGACATGTCCCGTATGAACCGGGTTCTGGAGATCGACGAGGAGAACCTGATCGCCGTCGTCCAGCCGGGCGTCGTCAACAACGACCTCAAGGCCGCCGTGGCCGAGCGCGGCCTGTGGTACCCGCCGGACCCCGCGAGCGCGCCCTGGTCCACGATCGGTGGCAACGTGGCGACCAACGCGGGCGGCCTGTGCTGCCTCAAATACGGGGTCACGCGCGACTACGTGCTCGGCCTCCAGGCGGTCGTGGGCGGCCCCGCGGGTGCGTACGGCACGGTGGTGCGCCTCGGCCGGCGCACGACGAAGGGCGTGTCCGGGTACGACCTCGCCGGTCTGTTCGTCGGCTCCGAGGGAACTCTCGGCGTCGTCACCGAGATCACCCTCAGGCTGCGCCCGGCGCTGCGCGACGCCCCGCACACGGTGGTCGGGGCCTTCGACGACCTGGTGACGGCGGGCGAGGCCGTCGCGCTGTGCACGCGGCGCGGACTGCGGCCCGCCGCGCTCGAACTCCTCGACCGCGCCTGCCTGGAGGCCGTGGAGGAGTGGAAGCATCTCGGAATCGGTCCGGAGGCGAACGCGCTGCTGCTGGCACGGCTCGACGCGCCGGGGCAGGCGGGCCTCGACGAGGCGGAGGCGGTCGCCGCGGCCTTCACCGACTCCGGCGCCCGCTGGGCGGAGCGCTCCACGGACGCCACGGAGGCGGAGGCGCTGTTCGAGGCGCGGCGGCTCGCCTACCCCGCACTGGAACGACTGGGGCCGGTCCTCACCGAGGACGTGTGCGTGCCCCTCTCGGCCGTCCCCGAGATGCTCGCCCGCACGGAGGAGATCGGCGCGCGGCACGGCGTACGGATCGCGACCATCGCGCACGCCGGAGACGGCAACCTGCATCCGCTGCTGATCACCGCACCCGGCGACGACACGGCGCGCCGGGCGGCGCAGGCCGCGTTCGAGGAACTGCTGGTGGCGGCGGTGGCACTGGGCGGCACGGTCACCGGCGAGCACGGGGTCGGGCTGCTCAAGCGCGGCGGCATGCGCGGGGAACTGGGGCCCGAGGTCTGCGCGATGCAGGACGCGCTCAAGCTCACGCTGGACCCGCTCGGCCTGTTCAACCCGGGCAAGGTGACGGGGGACCCAAGGTGA
- a CDS encoding VOC family protein: MTGSATQGIKTVLHPVSDLAKATAVYAALLGVEPTTNESYYVGFEAAGQNIGLVPGGGSRAMTSPVTYWHVPDIEAKLAEVTAAGATVREAAHDVGGGRLVATFTDPDGNVLGVLQDH; encoded by the coding sequence ATGACCGGCTCTGCCACCCAGGGGATCAAGACCGTGCTGCATCCCGTGTCCGACCTGGCGAAAGCCACAGCGGTGTACGCCGCGCTGCTCGGCGTGGAGCCGACGACGAACGAGTCCTACTACGTGGGCTTCGAGGCCGCGGGCCAGAACATCGGTCTGGTGCCGGGCGGCGGCTCCCGGGCCATGACCTCCCCGGTGACCTACTGGCACGTGCCGGACATCGAGGCGAAGCTGGCCGAGGTGACCGCCGCCGGTGCCACCGTGCGGGAGGCGGCGCACGACGTCGGCGGCGGCCGTCTGGTGGCCACCTTCACCGACCCTGACGGCAATGTCCTCGGGGTCCTTCAGGACCACTGA
- a CDS encoding VOC family protein, with the protein MDIRVSQCFIAVDDHDRALAFYRDVLGFEVRNDVGFEGMRWVTVGAPSQPDVNIVLEPPLADPNASSADKQAMAELMAKGLLRGVIFVTDDCDATFERISAAGGEVLQEPMDQPYGVRDCAFRDPAGNLLRFNQPLAK; encoded by the coding sequence ATGGACATCAGGGTTTCGCAATGCTTCATCGCCGTGGACGACCACGACAGGGCGCTCGCCTTCTACCGGGACGTGCTCGGCTTCGAGGTACGCAACGACGTCGGGTTCGAGGGCATGCGCTGGGTGACCGTCGGGGCGCCCTCGCAGCCGGACGTGAACATCGTGCTGGAACCGCCCCTCGCGGACCCGAACGCCTCGTCGGCCGACAAGCAGGCCATGGCGGAGCTGATGGCCAAGGGCCTGTTGCGCGGAGTCATCTTCGTGACGGACGACTGCGACGCCACTTTCGAGCGCATCAGCGCCGCGGGCGGCGAGGTGCTGCAGGAGCCCATGGACCAGCCCTACGGCGTCCGCGACTGTGCGTTCCGCGACCCCGCGGGCAACCTGTTGCGCTTCAACCAGCCGCTCGCCAAGTGA
- a CDS encoding aldo/keto reductase — MERRILGGTGMSVSEFALGTMMLGEMGNTDHDESVRIIHTAMDAGINFIDTADVYSAGESETIVGKALKGRRDEVVLATKFAMPMGADDNQRGGSRKWIMRAVEGSLSRLGTDHIDLYQMHRWDPVTELDETLSALSDLVREGKVRAFGSSMFHPGQTVEAQWTAERRGHHRFRSEQPQYNMLLRGIEADVLPTAQRYGMGVLTFGPLGSGWLSGRADPTAGHRNAGPGARLFDQSDPGNRAKAEAVQKLSKVADEAGLPMPHLATAFVRAHPAVTSVLIGPRTPEHLAGLLSGADVVLGDDVLDRIDEIVPPGTDLNHNDRMFVPSALDDKRARRIAR; from the coding sequence ATGGAACGCAGAATCCTCGGCGGTACGGGCATGTCGGTCAGCGAGTTCGCGCTGGGCACGATGATGCTCGGGGAGATGGGCAACACCGACCACGACGAGTCGGTGCGCATCATCCACACGGCGATGGACGCCGGCATCAACTTCATCGACACGGCGGACGTCTACTCCGCCGGGGAGAGCGAGACCATCGTCGGCAAGGCGCTCAAGGGACGCCGCGACGAGGTCGTGCTCGCGACCAAGTTCGCGATGCCGATGGGCGCCGACGACAACCAGCGTGGCGGATCCCGTAAGTGGATCATGCGTGCGGTGGAGGGGAGCCTGAGCCGCCTGGGCACCGACCACATCGACCTGTACCAGATGCACCGCTGGGACCCGGTCACGGAACTGGACGAGACCCTTTCCGCGCTCTCGGACCTCGTCAGGGAGGGCAAGGTGCGGGCCTTCGGCTCGTCGATGTTCCACCCCGGGCAGACCGTCGAGGCCCAGTGGACCGCGGAGCGCCGGGGCCACCACCGCTTCCGGTCGGAACAGCCCCAGTACAACATGCTGTTGCGCGGCATCGAGGCCGATGTCCTGCCGACCGCGCAGCGTTACGGCATGGGCGTCCTGACGTTCGGACCGCTCGGCTCCGGCTGGCTCTCCGGCCGTGCCGATCCGACGGCCGGGCACCGCAACGCCGGCCCCGGTGCGCGGCTGTTCGACCAGTCGGACCCGGGCAACCGTGCCAAGGCCGAGGCCGTTCAGAAGCTGTCGAAGGTGGCGGACGAGGCGGGCCTGCCGATGCCGCACCTGGCCACGGCCTTCGTGCGGGCGCACCCGGCGGTCACGTCCGTCCTCATCGGGCCGCGCACGCCGGAGCATCTCGCGGGCCTGCTGTCGGGCGCGGACGTGGTGCTCGGTGACGACGTGCTCGACCGGATCGACGAGATCGTTCCGCCGGGCACCGACCTGAACCACAACGACCGGATGTTCGTGCCGTCCGCGCTGGACGACAAGCGGGCCCGGCGTATCGCCCGCTGA
- a CDS encoding helix-turn-helix transcriptional regulator — protein sequence MREADEADHDANTELREFLRSRRARISPGEAGLSALAGQGPRRVPGLRREEVARLAGVSVDYYVRLERGRGANVSDAVLASLARALRLDDTERAHLFTLAGPAHRRRRGRGAARAPVDAVQRVRPGLLRLLDGLDDAPALVLGRRYDVLASNALARAFYTDFDAMPAPDRNMLRYLFLDPTARSLYVDWPAAARSTVAALRLDAGRHPGDPLLAGLVAELSDRDGDFRRWWARHDVSERGYGVKRYHHPVVGDLVLGYESLTPTTDPDQILGMHTAEPGSPSEAALRRLAARAPVRTAL from the coding sequence ATGCGCGAAGCGGACGAGGCGGACCATGACGCGAACACGGAGCTCAGGGAGTTCCTCCGCAGCCGGCGGGCCAGGATCTCGCCCGGCGAGGCGGGCCTGTCCGCGCTCGCCGGGCAGGGTCCGCGCCGGGTGCCGGGACTGCGCCGCGAGGAAGTCGCCCGCTTGGCCGGGGTGAGCGTGGACTACTACGTGCGTCTGGAACGCGGGCGGGGCGCGAACGTCTCGGACGCCGTGCTGGCCTCACTCGCCCGCGCGCTGCGGCTGGACGACACGGAGCGCGCGCATCTCTTCACCCTCGCGGGGCCCGCGCACCGGCGCCGCCGCGGACGCGGTGCGGCCCGCGCGCCGGTGGACGCGGTGCAGCGCGTACGGCCCGGACTCCTACGGCTCCTCGACGGGCTCGACGACGCCCCGGCGCTCGTGCTCGGCCGCCGCTACGACGTCCTGGCGAGCAACGCCCTCGCCCGCGCCTTCTACACCGATTTCGACGCGATGCCCGCCCCGGACCGCAACATGCTGCGTTATCTCTTCCTCGACCCCACGGCACGGAGCCTGTACGTGGACTGGCCGGCCGCCGCGCGCAGCACCGTCGCCGCTCTGCGCCTCGACGCGGGGCGGCATCCCGGCGATCCCCTGCTGGCGGGCCTGGTCGCCGAGTTGTCCGACCGGGACGGCGATTTCCGGCGGTGGTGGGCCCGGCACGACGTGTCGGAGCGTGGGTACGGCGTGAAGCGCTATCACCACCCGGTGGTCGGCGACCTGGTCCTCGGCTACGAGTCGCTGACCCCGACCACCGACCCCGACCAGATCCTGGGCATGCACACGGCGGAGCCGGGCTCACCCTCGGAGGCGGCGCTCCGGCGGCTGGCAGCCCGGGCACCGGTGCGGACCGCGCTCTGA
- a CDS encoding excinuclease ABC subunit UvrA produces the protein MTRATRTATPSPEPRDAGHHDLIRVHGARENNLKDVSVEIPKRRLTVFTGVSGSGKSSLVFGTIAAESQRLINETHSAFVQGFMPTTARPEVDVLEGLTTAIVVDQQRMGGDARSTVGTATDAHAMLRVLFSRLGQPHVGSPGAFSFNVASVRASGAITVERGAGRTVKQSFTRTGGMCPHCEGLGRVSDIDLAQLFDDSKSLAEGAITVPGYTVDGHWTVRPFIVSGFLDPDKPIRDYTAGELRDFLHHEPAKVKVDGVNVAYEGLIPKVQKAFLSKDRQSMQPAVRAFVDRAVTFTACPECGGTRLSEAARSSRIAGINIADVCAMQVSDLADWVRALAEPSVEPLLDALRRTLDSIVEIGLGYLSLDRSSGTLSGGESQRVKMIRHLGSSLTDVTYVFDEPTTGLHPHDIQRMNDLLLRLRDKGNTVLVVEHKPETIAIADHVVDLGPGAGSGGGSVCFEGTVEGLRASGTLTGRHLDDRAVLKEKVRTPTGALEIRDATTHNLRGVDVDIPLGVLVVVTGVAGSGKSSLVQGSLVGGPAAAGVGVVSVDQAAIRGSRRSNPATYTALLDPIRKAFAKANGVKPALFSANSAGACPNCGGAGVIYTDLAMMAGVATTCEECGGKRFEASVLDHRLGGRDISEVLAMSVAEAEEFFGTGEARTPAAHSILGRLTDVGLGYLTLGQPLTTLSGGERQRLKLATHLVKKGGDELVYVLDEPTTGLHLADVEQLLGLLDRLVDSGKSVVVIAHHQAVMAHADWIVDLGPGAGHDGGRVVFEGTPADLVAARSTRTGEHLATYLGD, from the coding sequence ATGACCAGGGCCACGAGGACGGCCACGCCGTCGCCCGAGCCGCGCGACGCCGGCCACCATGACCTGATCCGTGTGCACGGCGCGCGCGAGAACAACCTCAAGGACGTCAGCGTCGAGATCCCCAAGCGGCGGCTGACGGTGTTCACCGGCGTCTCGGGCTCCGGCAAGAGCTCCCTGGTGTTCGGCACCATCGCCGCCGAGTCGCAGCGGCTGATCAACGAGACCCACAGCGCCTTCGTGCAGGGCTTCATGCCGACGACGGCGCGACCCGAGGTCGACGTACTCGAAGGGCTGACGACCGCGATCGTCGTCGACCAGCAGCGGATGGGCGGCGACGCGCGCTCCACGGTCGGCACCGCGACCGACGCCCACGCGATGCTGCGCGTCCTGTTCAGCCGGCTCGGGCAGCCGCACGTCGGCTCGCCCGGTGCGTTCTCCTTCAATGTCGCCTCGGTCCGGGCGAGCGGCGCGATCACGGTCGAACGCGGTGCGGGCAGGACCGTGAAGCAGTCCTTCACCCGCACCGGCGGCATGTGTCCGCACTGCGAGGGCCTCGGCAGGGTCTCCGACATCGACCTCGCGCAGCTCTTCGACGACTCCAAGTCGCTCGCGGAGGGCGCGATCACCGTTCCCGGCTACACCGTGGACGGCCACTGGACGGTGCGGCCCTTCATCGTCTCCGGCTTCCTCGACCCGGACAAGCCGATCCGCGACTACACCGCGGGGGAGCTGCGTGACTTCCTCCACCACGAGCCGGCCAAGGTGAAGGTCGACGGCGTGAACGTCGCCTACGAAGGGCTGATCCCCAAGGTCCAGAAGGCGTTCCTGTCCAAGGACCGGCAGTCGATGCAGCCGGCCGTCCGGGCCTTCGTGGACCGGGCGGTCACCTTCACCGCCTGCCCCGAGTGCGGCGGCACCCGCCTCAGCGAGGCCGCCCGCTCGTCGCGTATCGCGGGGATCAATATCGCCGACGTGTGCGCGATGCAGGTGAGCGATCTGGCCGACTGGGTCCGCGCTCTCGCCGAGCCCTCGGTGGAGCCGCTGCTCGACGCTCTGCGGCGCACGCTCGACTCGATCGTGGAGATCGGGCTCGGCTACCTCTCGCTCGACAGATCGTCCGGCACGCTGTCCGGGGGCGAGTCGCAGCGGGTGAAGATGATCCGCCACCTCGGCTCGTCGCTCACCGACGTCACCTACGTCTTCGACGAGCCCACCACGGGGCTGCACCCGCACGACATCCAGCGGATGAACGACCTGCTGCTGCGGCTGCGGGACAAGGGCAACACCGTGCTCGTCGTGGAGCACAAACCGGAGACGATCGCGATCGCCGACCACGTCGTCGACCTCGGCCCCGGGGCCGGTTCCGGCGGCGGCAGCGTCTGCTTCGAGGGCACGGTCGAGGGGCTGCGGGCCAGTGGGACCCTCACCGGCCGCCACCTCGACGACAGGGCCGTCCTCAAGGAGAAGGTGCGGACACCCACGGGGGCGCTGGAGATCCGCGACGCCACCACGCACAACCTGCGCGGCGTCGACGTCGACATCCCGCTCGGCGTTCTCGTCGTCGTCACCGGGGTCGCCGGGTCCGGCAAGAGCTCGCTCGTCCAGGGGTCGCTGGTGGGCGGGCCCGCGGCCGCCGGGGTGGGGGTGGTGTCGGTCGACCAGGCCGCGATCCGGGGCTCGCGGCGGAGCAACCCGGCGACGTACACCGCACTGCTCGACCCGATCCGCAAGGCCTTCGCGAAGGCCAACGGCGTGAAGCCGGCGCTTTTCAGCGCGAATTCCGCGGGTGCCTGCCCCAACTGCGGCGGTGCCGGCGTCATCTACACCGACCTGGCGATGATGGCCGGTGTCGCCACCACCTGCGAGGAGTGCGGGGGGAAGCGGTTCGAGGCCTCGGTGCTCGACCACCGGCTCGGCGGCCGGGACATCAGCGAGGTGCTGGCGATGTCGGTGGCCGAGGCCGAGGAGTTCTTCGGTACGGGCGAGGCACGCACGCCGGCCGCGCACAGCATCCTGGGCCGGCTCACCGACGTCGGGCTCGGCTACCTGACTCTGGGCCAGCCGCTCACCACCCTGTCCGGCGGCGAGCGGCAGCGGCTCAAGCTCGCCACCCACCTCGTGAAGAAGGGCGGCGACGAGCTCGTCTACGTCCTCGACGAGCCGACGACCGGCCTGCACCTCGCCGACGTCGAGCAACTGCTCGGCCTGCTCGACCGGCTCGTCGACTCCGGTAAGTCGGTCGTCGTCATCGCCCACCACCAGGCGGTCATGGCGCACGCCGACTGGATCGTCGACCTCGGCCCCGGCGCGGGGCACGACGGTGGCCGGGTCGTCTTCGAGGGAACCCCCGCCGATCTGGTCGCGGCCCGCTCGACCCGCACCGGCGAGCACCTCGCGACCTACCTCGGCGACTGA
- a CDS encoding pyridoxal-phosphate dependent enzyme, whose translation MTKTPPVTLDDVRDAAERIKGVAHRTPVLRSRTLDELVGAEVFLKCENLQRVGAFKFRGAYNAASRLSPRQLAAGIAAYSSGNHAQAVALAARELGSTAVILMPQDTPRSKREATAGYGAEVLTYDRYTGDRVALGEAMAAERGLTLIPPYEHPDVIAGQGTAALELIEEVDGLDTLVVPVGGGGLLAGASTAAKGLNAGIRVIGVEPEAGDDTKRSLAAGRRVTVPVPRTIADGQAAETPGELTFSINERLVDGIVLVSDDEIRDAMRMAFERLKTVIEPSGATGLAALLTGRVRSPGRVGVIISGGNIDARRFAELCGD comes from the coding sequence ATGACGAAGACGCCGCCGGTCACCCTGGACGACGTCCGTGACGCCGCCGAGCGGATCAAGGGTGTCGCGCACCGCACGCCCGTCCTGCGCTCCCGGACCCTGGACGAGCTGGTGGGTGCGGAGGTGTTCCTGAAGTGCGAGAACCTCCAGCGCGTCGGGGCGTTCAAGTTCCGCGGCGCGTACAACGCGGCGTCCCGGCTGTCACCCCGGCAGCTGGCCGCCGGCATCGCCGCGTACTCCTCCGGCAACCACGCGCAGGCCGTCGCGCTCGCCGCACGGGAGCTCGGCAGTACCGCGGTCATCCTGATGCCGCAGGACACCCCGCGCTCCAAGCGGGAGGCCACGGCCGGCTACGGCGCCGAGGTCCTCACGTACGACCGCTACACCGGTGACCGGGTCGCCCTCGGCGAGGCGATGGCCGCCGAACGGGGGCTGACCCTCATCCCGCCGTACGAACACCCGGACGTCATCGCGGGGCAGGGGACGGCCGCGCTGGAGCTGATCGAGGAGGTCGACGGGCTCGACACGCTCGTCGTGCCGGTCGGCGGCGGCGGGCTGCTCGCCGGGGCCTCGACCGCGGCCAAGGGGCTGAACGCCGGTATCCGGGTGATCGGGGTCGAACCCGAGGCGGGCGACGACACGAAGCGCTCCCTCGCTGCGGGCCGTCGTGTCACGGTCCCGGTCCCCAGGACCATCGCGGACGGCCAGGCCGCCGAGACGCCCGGCGAGCTGACGTTCTCGATCAACGAGCGGCTGGTGGACGGCATCGTCCTCGTCTCCGACGACGAGATCCGCGACGCGATGCGGATGGCTTTCGAGCGGCTGAAGACCGTGATCGAACCGAGCGGAGCCACCGGCCTGGCCGCGCTCCTCACAGGCCGCGTGCGGAGCCCCGGACGCGTCGGCGTGATCATCTCCGGCGGCAACATCGACGCGCGCCGTTTCGCGGAGCTCTGCGGCGACTGA